A stretch of the Streptomyces sp. NBC_00078 genome encodes the following:
- a CDS encoding Hsp70 family protein produces the protein MTASHGPHGPGHELGLGLDFGSTGLRAAFGRPGGPVRRFTLSGTRWPWLLCEPSVTGQLPVTFPSLKSRLGSGRPILVDGVPTAPEEVVAGLLREARERAETEAGGRVTLTVVSVPVSYGSAQRTALLDAARTAGLDSVRLIGDAMAAVVGHTEGRGSTTCLVYGLGYGGFELGLIRGARGRYRALGHASASSTGGRAFDDAALTGMLRAARRRANPARLDEADWLRLRARVERIREELCASDGAGGALLELDLGGGIPAQLQYDREVLAAYLERHVRRTLARAGTLLDQSAMDRRDVDTLLLVGGGTRLEAVRSGVRGLARETVPAPADLLATGALLHASQLAGIPSSPLEGLAVEPSDSSEDTLAEAPHLSVTLLSPPAPAASLDVGLARRLAEQGRVEEARTLLETILAEARGLLVSLADAGLGAAAQPADEHTDTASESAPAGSAADESAAAGSATGGAVPTAGRRVAAPDSGSAATGAEKETKTETSTGAVGPDPRAAGGGTAAGAPFGHTPVVPGSEPTRPAPGQTTGTPRPDPYSAPDRDPDASTTAHTPGPPDRKPKVAAPRDVGPADPGPAGPEPTDAEHWADLKAVRRLTVARDLLTEGRYEEAVQASHAAWQAAGDGTTGADVLDAMIAVHCAAAMADFSPEHFTDAERWLRCAYGHDPTNARVRELLAERTFRHAERLAGRGRRDDAVEALHQCLTWNPEHASAQALLERISRRGRNHRDRGGVPR, from the coding sequence GTGACGGCGTCGCACGGCCCTCACGGGCCGGGGCACGAGCTGGGGCTCGGGCTCGATTTCGGCAGTACGGGGCTGCGGGCGGCGTTCGGACGGCCCGGCGGGCCGGTGCGGCGGTTCACGCTGTCCGGCACGCGATGGCCGTGGCTGCTGTGCGAGCCGTCGGTGACCGGGCAGCTGCCGGTGACGTTCCCGAGCCTCAAGAGCCGCCTCGGCAGTGGCCGGCCGATCCTCGTCGACGGGGTGCCGACGGCGCCGGAGGAGGTGGTGGCCGGGCTGCTGCGTGAGGCGCGGGAGCGGGCCGAGACGGAGGCCGGCGGCCGGGTCACCCTGACCGTCGTCAGCGTCCCGGTGAGCTACGGGTCGGCCCAGCGGACGGCGTTGCTGGACGCGGCGCGTACGGCGGGGCTCGACTCGGTACGGCTGATCGGCGACGCGATGGCCGCCGTCGTCGGGCACACGGAGGGACGGGGCAGTACGACGTGCCTCGTCTACGGGCTGGGGTACGGCGGGTTCGAGCTCGGGCTGATACGGGGGGCGCGGGGGCGGTACCGGGCGCTCGGGCACGCGTCGGCGTCGTCGACCGGGGGGCGGGCGTTCGACGACGCGGCGCTGACCGGCATGCTGCGGGCCGCCCGGCGGCGGGCGAACCCGGCCCGCCTGGACGAGGCGGACTGGCTGCGGCTGCGGGCGCGGGTGGAGCGGATCCGGGAGGAGCTGTGCGCGTCCGACGGGGCCGGCGGCGCACTCCTCGAACTGGACCTCGGTGGCGGCATACCGGCACAACTCCAGTACGACCGCGAGGTGTTGGCGGCGTATCTGGAGCGCCATGTGCGCCGTACGCTCGCCCGCGCGGGAACGCTGCTTGACCAGTCGGCGATGGACCGGCGGGACGTCGACACGTTGCTGCTGGTGGGTGGCGGCACCCGTCTGGAAGCGGTCCGGTCAGGGGTGCGGGGGCTTGCCCGCGAGACGGTTCCGGCGCCGGCAGACCTCCTGGCCACGGGCGCGCTGCTGCATGCCTCGCAACTCGCCGGCATACCGTCCTCGCCCCTGGAGGGCCTGGCCGTGGAGCCCTCGGACTCCTCCGAGGACACCCTGGCGGAGGCACCGCACCTGTCGGTCACCCTTCTGTCGCCTCCCGCCCCTGCCGCGTCCCTGGATGTCGGCCTGGCCCGCAGGCTGGCGGAGCAGGGACGGGTGGAAGAGGCGAGGACGCTGCTGGAGACGATCCTGGCGGAGGCACGGGGGCTGCTCGTGTCGCTGGCTGACGCCGGGCTTGGCGCGGCGGCCCAGCCGGCTGATGAACACACGGACACAGCCTCGGAATCGGCACCGGCGGGGAGCGCGGCCGACGAATCGGCGGCTGCCGGGTCCGCCACCGGAGGAGCGGTGCCGACGGCCGGGCGCAGGGTGGCCGCGCCGGACTCGGGCTCGGCGGCGACAGGAGCAGAGAAGGAAACAAAGACGGAGACATCCACCGGAGCCGTCGGCCCGGACCCGCGAGCGGCCGGGGGCGGGACCGCAGCGGGTGCGCCTTTTGGGCACACACCCGTCGTACCCGGCTCGGAGCCGACGAGGCCGGCCCCCGGGCAGACCACCGGAACACCGCGCCCGGACCCGTACTCGGCCCCGGACCGGGACCCGGATGCTTCAACCACCGCGCACACACCCGGCCCCCCGGACCGGAAACCCAAGGTGGCCGCCCCCCGTGATGTCGGGCCCGCCGACCCCGGGCCCGCCGGCCCCGAACCCACCGATGCCGAGCACTGGGCCGATCTCAAAGCCGTGCGGCGGCTGACCGTGGCGCGGGATCTGTTGACGGAGGGGCGGTACGAGGAGGCGGTGCAGGCCTCGCATGCCGCCTGGCAGGCCGCCGGGGACGGGACGACGGGCGCCGATGTGCTGGACGCGATGATCGCCGTGCACTGCGCGGCGGCGATGGCCGACTTCTCCCCCGAGCACTTCACCGACGCCGAGCGCTGGCTGCGCTGCGCCTACGGCCACGACCCCACCAACGCCCGGGTGCGCGAGCTGCTCGCCGAGCGCACGTTCCGGCACGCGGAGCGGCTGGCCGGACGCGGGCGGCGGGACGACGCCGTGGAGGCACTGCACCAGTGTCTGACCTGGAATCCCGAACACGCGTCCGCACAAGCCCTGTTGGAACGAATCAGCCGCCGTGGCAGGAACCACCGGGACAGAGGCGGCGTCCCCCGCTGA